Below is a window of Rattus rattus isolate New Zealand chromosome X, Rrattus_CSIRO_v1, whole genome shotgun sequence DNA.
TACTAAGGGAAGCCCACAGATTCTTTGAGTAATTTTCCTTTTCAGATTTCTATTTCAAGTGAGAAATCTTGGCGTGTCCACTTTCCATGAGTGAAAATCTGTGTCTTTATGTACTCTGTTAGGTGCACAAAGAACCACCCTAGAAACTTCACAAGGAAAGGGTAACTAGACTTGAAGTTGGGAAATAGTTGTCACTTGTTAACAAACCAAGTTGTCGTTTGTTAAAATGTGCTCTAGATGCCTAAGCCCTGAGTGATGTTGCCAGGAGTAAGGACATGCAGAAACTATATAGCCTACAAAGTAGAAGGGGCAATTTCCAAGGGTCGACCCCAAACAAGATCATATTTCTTAGGCAGGTGACTATGCCTTCTATCAACTCACTCTACCATTTTCCTTCTGATTTGTACTTCTGTTGCTTCCACTGTTTCTCATTTGTATATTTAAACTGTAGCTTTCTTAAGTATTATTGTGCTCATACCAAAACCCCTGCTACAAGGTTTGTGAGCCTAACAATGCAACATGAGCTATTTCCGCTATTTTGGATATTTGAGCTTGTTGAATAATCACTTGTTGAGGGGTGTGGCTTTTTTTCCTCAATTCATGTGTGTTGTCTCATTTCATCTTTACAATACTCCTGTAATATAGACACAGTTATGAAACTAGTTtaccaaagagaaaaatgagccTTAGGAAATAGTTACTTGTCTAGGTTACACCGTAAAGGATATAGCTGGAATCGAAACTTAGCTCTCACTGGCTTCCAAATTTGTGCTCCTTGCACTGCATCATTCTGCTTTCTGTTCCTCTAGGCTGCCTCAACATACAGATTTTGCCTAAGAAAAGTTGTCCATCACCAGAAAAATGAGGCTAGTCCACAGCTCAGCTCTTAGCTCTTACACTGCAGTTTCCTCCGGAGCTTTCCACTCACTTCCTCTCCCTTCACAGTATGTGGTGACTCCTTGGTGTTGTCTGTCTCTCATCTTTGTGGAGAGTTCATTTTCCGCTTTAACCCCGAACAGTATAACTCTAACCTGAGTGGTCAGATTGTTTAGGACAATGTCTGGCACAGAGGGTTACACCACTATGAAAGAGAGAGTCTTACTCCAAGGCATTATTTTTCAGGCAAAAAATGTACCTACGGCCACAAGTGCAAATACTATCATCCGGAGCGGGCCAACCAACCCCAGCGTTCGGTGGCTGATGAGCTCCGCATCAGTGCCAAACTGTCCACAGTGAAAATAATGAGTGAAGACACCCTGGCCAAATGTGGCACAGGATGTCTACTGCCAAAGGTGAGATAACCTCAGAGATCAAACGTGTGGCCTCCAAGCGCCAATCAGATCCCAGCATCCGGTCTGTGGCTGTAGAGCCTGAGGAGTGGCTGTCCATTGCCCGTAAACCGGAGGCCAGTTCTGTCCCTTCACTTGTGACCGCTTTAAGTGTCCCTAcaatccctccccccaaaagccATGCAGTGGGTGCACTCAACACCCGTTCAGCCAGCAGCCCAGTGCCAGGGTCCTCCCATTTTCCCCATCAAAAGGCCTCTTTGGAACACATGGTCAGCATGCAATATCCACCTATCCTGGTTACCAACAGCCATGGCACCCCTATTAACTACAATGAGCAATACCCAAAGTTTGAGACCATGGGGGACCATGACTACTATTCAGTGTTAAGCGACTTCTCCAAGCTGAGCATCAACAACATGCATAATCATGAATATTATATGGCTGAGGCAAACCAAGGGGTATATGTTCGGAATCCTGGCCTATGTACCGACAGTCACATGAGCCATACCAGGAATGACAACTATTCCTCTTACAACAACTTGTACTTGGCTGTAGCTGATACCCATCCTGAAGGCACTTTGAAGCTGCACCGCGCAGCATCCCATAACCATCTTCAGCCTTTCTCCCATGGTTACCATGAAGCCTTAGCGAGAGTTCAAAGTTATGGTTCAGAAGATTCCAAGCAAGCACCTCACAAGCAGTCAGTCCCTCACTTAGCTCTGCATACCCAGAATCCAGCAACTGGAGCAcactctagctgtcctggagacTACACCATGCCTCCCAATATCCATCCCGTGGGACCCTCCCAGCCAGGCCGTGCTCTGGTGATGACTCGGATGGACAGCATTTCTGACTCCCGCCTCTATGACAGCAACCCCATGAGGCAAAGGCGGCCTCCTCTGTGCAGGGAACAGCATGCTAGCTGGGACCCATTGCCTTGTACAGCCGACTCCTACGGATACCACTCCTACCCCTTAGGTAACAGCCTCATGCAACCATGTTATGAACCAGTCATGGTAAGGAGCATGCCTGAAAAAATGGAGCAGCTTTGGAGGAATCCTTGGGTTGGAATGTGCAATGATTCTAGGGAGCATATGATACCAGAGCATCAATATCAGACGTACAAGAACCTCTGCAACATCTTCCCTTCTAACATTGTTCTCGCAGTGATGGAGAAGAATCCCCACACAGCAGATGCTCAACAACTGGCAGCCTTGATTGTTGCCAAGCTTAGGGCTGCACGTTGACATGACATAGGACTTATTCCTTTACATAAATATGAATACTATTAATACATTGAGACTATAATTCTAGTAAGTAATAATTTGTGTTGTGCTTTTCAAATTAGAGTACTTCTATCTTTTAAGTACATAACAACTCTGTGAGGTAGATCTCAGTAACATTCGAttttatagaaaaggaaacaacGCGTGATGCTTGCAAATGACAGCAAGACACACACCTAGGTTCTCTGGCCCAATGTCCCATGCCCTTTCCCATCAAAGTGTGGAGATAATGGGGGACAAAACCCAGGAGGCCTACGTGCACAAGAAACCCCAAGGGAACTCATTACTATacctttctttcaattttctttttttaattttttgagacagtttttgaGACCTTGTAACCCTGgtttcctgaaacttgctatgtcgATCAGGCTGACCTGAACTCAGAGAGCCACTATCCTCTGCCTACAGAatcctgggattgaaggtgtatgccaccacacctgtgaTTTTTCTGTCACACATTCCCTATTATAAAGTGTGGATCATCTGTCCAATTTAGAAAGCAAATACCTGAGGATCAGATTGCATTGT
It encodes the following:
- the Zc3h12b gene encoding LOW QUALITY PROTEIN: probable ribonuclease ZC3H12B (The sequence of the model RefSeq protein was modified relative to this genomic sequence to represent the inferred CDS: inserted 1 base in 1 codon), translating into MTATAAVETPKMEKSASKEEKHQPKQKGGTDRDNADPEEWVTSESDPESMSFKSGHNSTQSADIQLKKKEMPSKPHRPLCRSPCLDRPSFSQSSILQDGKLDLEKEYQAKMDFALKLGYAEEQIQSVLNKLGPESLINDVLAELVRLGNKGDSEAQVNLSLLLPRGASSREIASPELSLEDEIDNSDNLRPVVIDGSNVAMSHGNKEEFSCRGIQLAVDWFLDKGHKDITVFVPAWRKEQSRPDAPITDQDILRKLEKEKILVFTPSRRVQGRRVVCYDDRFIVKLAFDSDGIIVSNDNYRDLQVEKPEWKKFIEERLLMYSFVNDKFMPPDDPLGRHGPSLENFLRKRPVVPEHKKQPCPYGKKCTYGHKCKYYHPERANQPQRSVADELRISAKLSTVKIMSEDTLAKCGTGXSTAKGEITSEIKRVASKRQSDPSIRSVAVEPEEWLSIARKPEASSVPSLVTALSVPTIPPPKSHAVGALNTRSASSPVPGSSHFPHQKASLEHMVSMQYPPILVTNSHGTPINYNEQYPKFETMGDHDYYSVLSDFSKLSINNMHNHEYYMAEANQGVYVRNPGLCTDSHMSHTRNDNYSSYNNLYLAVADTHPEGTLKLHRAASHNHLQPFSHGYHEALARVQSYGSEDSKQAPHKQSVPHLALHTQNPATGAHSSCPGDYTMPPNIHPVGPSQPGRALVMTRMDSISDSRLYDSNPMRQRRPPLCREQHASWDPLPCTADSYGYHSYPLGNSLMQPCYEPVMVRSMPEKMEQLWRNPWVGMCNDSREHMIPEHQYQTYKNLCNIFPSNIVLAVMEKNPHTADAQQLAALIVAKLRAAR